A genome region from Thermomonospora amylolytica includes the following:
- a CDS encoding RidA family protein, protein MTSHPEQRLADLGLAVPDVVPPVAAYVPAVRGGAYVHTSGQVPLRRGRLIATGRLGAEVDVAQGYRCARQCALNALAALKAEIGDLAAVTRVVKATVFVASTADFIEHPQVGDGASDLLRAVFGDAGPSARSAVGVTALPLNAPVELEAVFEVA, encoded by the coding sequence ATGACATCGCACCCGGAACAGCGCCTCGCGGACCTCGGACTGGCGGTCCCGGACGTCGTCCCACCGGTCGCCGCCTACGTTCCGGCGGTTCGCGGCGGCGCGTACGTCCACACGTCCGGGCAGGTGCCGCTGCGCCGGGGAAGGCTGATCGCCACCGGCAGGCTCGGCGCCGAGGTCGACGTGGCGCAGGGGTACCGGTGCGCACGCCAATGCGCTCTGAACGCGCTGGCGGCGCTCAAGGCGGAGATCGGCGACCTGGCGGCCGTGACGCGCGTGGTCAAGGCCACGGTGTTCGTCGCGTCCACCGCCGACTTCATCGAGCATCCCCAGGTCGGCGACGGCGCATCGGACCTGCTGCGCGCCGTCTTCGGCGACGCCGGTCCGTCCGCCCGCTCCGCCGTCGGCGTGACGGCGCTGCCGCTGAACGCCCCCGTCGAACTCGAGGCCGTCTTCGAGGTCGCCTGA
- a CDS encoding aspartate/glutamate racemase family protein, whose product MKHIAEAGTRHFGVLAHSWEGGSLCFRTFCQEGFAELGDHRHPDVTLDCIAFGGSMAAWDAGDHDSIRRTLATSVERLARAGAEFFACPDNTAHLALERPGPDLALPGLHIAEVVADHAQRNGHRRVGVLGTRYTMEGAVYPRSLAARGIAAEIPGADDRRTVNEIIFSELVAGVFTEESRKEYVRVIERLAARGCDAVALVCTEIPLLVTPEVSPLPTLDSTRLLARAALDVSLGRRPMPTWRGGPI is encoded by the coding sequence ATGAAGCACATCGCTGAAGCCGGCACGAGGCATTTCGGCGTTCTCGCGCACAGCTGGGAGGGCGGCTCCCTGTGCTTCCGCACGTTCTGCCAGGAGGGCTTCGCCGAGCTGGGCGACCACCGGCACCCGGACGTCACGCTGGACTGCATCGCCTTCGGCGGCAGCATGGCGGCCTGGGACGCCGGCGACCACGACTCGATCCGCCGCACCCTGGCCACCAGCGTCGAGCGGCTGGCCCGCGCGGGCGCCGAGTTCTTCGCCTGCCCGGACAACACCGCGCACCTGGCCCTGGAGCGCCCGGGGCCCGATCTGGCGCTGCCGGGTCTGCACATCGCCGAGGTGGTCGCCGACCACGCGCAGCGGAACGGCCACCGGCGGGTGGGCGTCCTCGGCACCCGCTACACCATGGAGGGAGCGGTCTACCCCCGCTCACTGGCCGCCCGCGGGATCGCCGCCGAGATCCCCGGCGCCGACGACCGCCGCACCGTCAACGAGATCATCTTCTCCGAGCTGGTGGCGGGGGTGTTCACCGAGGAGTCCCGCAAGGAGTACGTCCGCGTCATCGAACGGCTGGCGGCGCGCGGCTGCGACGCCGTGGCGCTGGTGTGCACCGAGATCCCGCTGCTGGTGACCCCCGAGGTCTCCCCGCTGCCCACCCTCGACTCCACCCGCCTGCTGGCCCGCGCCGCCCTGGACGTCTCCCTCGGCCGCCGCCCCATGCCGACCTGGCGCGGCGGCCCGATCTGA
- a CDS encoding LysR family transcriptional regulator, with protein sequence MPERYGLRLLGHVIAIAEEGSISGAARRLRLSQPTLSRQLRDLERRLGFELFVRSGRGLTPTAAGRALVQRAGRVLTEAEAAFDDARRAARGRAGRLTVAFAGSGINGPLGRALGRFRSRLPDVDLRLVEVFDDVEMSSGVLDGDFDVAVQRLPVHDARLDSRTLTREPLTLYLPAAHPLAAARGPAPLSALGDIPLVMWPREASPRAYDEIIALCHQAGVVPRIGAHGRTVQTLLALVAAGFGAAVMADSYRVLRRDGVIPRRLAGTVTSLHLVWRADDPNPLLPQFWSVLNDALARPPQNEDR encoded by the coding sequence ATGCCTGAGAGGTATGGCCTCCGCCTGCTCGGCCATGTCATCGCGATCGCCGAGGAGGGGTCGATCAGCGGCGCCGCCCGCCGGCTGCGGCTCAGCCAGCCGACGCTGAGCCGCCAGTTGCGCGACCTGGAGCGGCGGCTGGGCTTCGAACTGTTCGTCCGCTCGGGGCGCGGGCTGACCCCGACGGCCGCCGGCCGGGCGCTGGTGCAGCGTGCCGGCCGGGTGCTGACCGAGGCCGAGGCGGCGTTCGACGACGCGCGGCGGGCGGCCCGGGGCAGGGCCGGACGGCTGACGGTCGCGTTCGCCGGCTCGGGCATCAACGGGCCGCTGGGCCGGGCCCTCGGCCGCTTCCGCAGCCGGCTGCCCGACGTCGATCTGCGGCTGGTGGAGGTGTTCGACGACGTCGAGATGTCCTCGGGCGTCCTGGACGGCGACTTCGACGTGGCGGTGCAACGGCTCCCCGTCCACGACGCCCGGCTCGACAGCCGCACGCTCACCCGGGAGCCGCTCACCCTCTACCTGCCGGCCGCCCATCCGCTCGCCGCCGCCCGCGGTCCGGCACCTCTGTCCGCGCTCGGCGACATCCCCCTGGTGATGTGGCCGCGCGAAGCCTCACCGCGCGCCTACGACGAGATCATCGCCCTGTGCCATCAGGCCGGGGTGGTGCCGCGCATCGGCGCCCACGGCCGGACCGTCCAGACGCTCCTGGCCCTGGTCGCCGCCGGCTTCGGCGCGGCCGTCATGGCCGACTCCTACCGGGTGCTCCGCCGGGACGGCGTGATCCCCCGCCGTCTCGCGGGAACCGTCACGTCTCTGCACCTGGTCTGGCGGGCGGACGATCCGAACCCGCTCCTTCCCCAGTTCTGGTCGGTCCTCAACGACGCCCTCGCACGACCGCCCCAGAACGAGGACCGCTGA
- a CDS encoding nuclear transport factor 2 family protein has product MGISSERDLADFLVAYTRDMALSDEEPGTILDRYFVPDFEYCNDGLVIDRQRMIDHVRPVRRNVDRAAMAADDRSGAEIHEVLVSGDRMAARWTLRTRLRKGKTFTAEIYTFGRLTPDGRIRRIDQTSRQLDDEQ; this is encoded by the coding sequence ATGGGCATCAGCTCCGAGCGCGATCTCGCCGACTTCCTCGTCGCCTACACCCGTGACATGGCCCTGTCGGACGAGGAGCCCGGCACGATTCTCGACCGCTACTTCGTTCCGGACTTCGAGTACTGCAACGACGGCCTCGTGATCGACCGGCAGCGGATGATCGACCATGTCCGCCCCGTCCGCAGGAACGTCGACAGGGCGGCGATGGCGGCCGATGACCGGTCCGGTGCCGAGATCCACGAAGTGCTGGTCTCCGGTGACCGGATGGCCGCCCGCTGGACGCTCCGCACCAGGCTGCGCAAGGGCAAGACCTTCACGGCGGAGATCTACACGTTCGGCCGCCTGACCCCCGACGGCAGGATCCGGCGGATCGACCAGACCAGCAGGCAGCTCGACGACGAGCAATGA
- a CDS encoding MFS transporter, with translation MTKMPLAIWALVIAAFAMGADEFIVAGVVEEIAHALRVSLGAVGMFESAYAVGVAIGAPLFTVVGSRASRRFMLLTSAGIFLAGNTISLVGPTYGWIMTGRIVAALAHGAFFGIAALFAAELVAAQMKGRAIATVFAGSTAATILGAPIGAAVGKALGWRATFGTLVVFGAIALVGLLLLLPRGIGRQKVRAIATEHDHDHHAHAHAHEGSGDDADLDAHARMHMGAAGGTAPLKAQLTALRRPAVLLGLLTTLLGYGGVFTGYVYLAPQITEATGLGSAWVTPLFLLFGVGLFIGNQLGGRLADRDGRAALLGTVGALAVILFAMTLLIRHPVTAIPGILAYGIAAFSVVAPLQLRVMAKAGDAPDIASAANISAFTLGSALGIWLGGAAIDGGLGITSVNWIGGLITGTGFLLALLSVRLDRNTPDETHDSRTAHLTHHH, from the coding sequence ATGACAAAGATGCCCCTGGCCATCTGGGCCCTGGTCATCGCCGCCTTCGCGATGGGCGCCGACGAGTTCATCGTCGCTGGCGTCGTCGAGGAGATCGCCCACGCGCTGCGGGTCAGCCTCGGCGCGGTCGGCATGTTCGAAAGCGCCTACGCAGTCGGGGTCGCCATCGGCGCGCCCCTGTTCACCGTCGTCGGCAGCCGGGCCTCCCGCCGGTTCATGCTGCTGACCTCGGCCGGGATCTTCCTGGCCGGCAACACCATCTCTCTGGTCGGGCCGACGTACGGCTGGATCATGACCGGCCGGATCGTCGCCGCGCTCGCCCACGGCGCCTTCTTCGGCATCGCCGCCCTGTTCGCCGCCGAGCTGGTCGCCGCCCAGATGAAGGGCCGCGCCATCGCCACGGTGTTCGCCGGATCGACGGCCGCCACCATCCTCGGCGCGCCGATCGGCGCCGCGGTCGGCAAGGCGCTGGGCTGGCGGGCCACCTTCGGCACCCTGGTGGTGTTCGGCGCGATCGCCCTGGTCGGTCTGCTGCTCCTGCTGCCGCGCGGCATCGGCCGCCAGAAGGTGCGCGCGATCGCCACCGAGCACGACCACGATCACCACGCCCACGCACACGCCCACGAAGGCTCCGGCGACGACGCAGACCTCGACGCCCACGCCAGGATGCACATGGGCGCGGCCGGCGGGACCGCACCGCTCAAGGCCCAGCTCACCGCGCTGCGCCGCCCGGCGGTCCTGCTCGGGCTGCTGACCACCCTGCTCGGGTACGGCGGAGTCTTCACCGGCTACGTCTACCTGGCCCCGCAGATCACCGAGGCCACCGGCCTCGGCAGTGCCTGGGTCACCCCGCTGTTCCTGCTGTTCGGCGTCGGCCTGTTCATCGGCAACCAGCTCGGCGGCAGGCTCGCCGACCGCGACGGCCGCGCCGCGCTGCTCGGCACAGTCGGTGCGCTCGCGGTGATCCTGTTCGCCATGACCCTGCTGATCCGGCACCCGGTCACCGCCATCCCCGGAATCCTGGCGTACGGCATCGCGGCCTTCTCCGTCGTCGCACCGCTCCAGCTCCGGGTGATGGCCAAGGCCGGCGACGCCCCCGACATCGCCTCGGCCGCCAACATCTCCGCCTTCACCCTGGGCTCCGCCCTCGGCATCTGGCTCGGCGGCGCGGCCATCGACGGCGGGCTCGGCATCACCTCGGTGAACTGGATCGGCGGCCTCATCACCGGCACCGGCTTCCTGCTCGCCCTGCTGTCGGTCCGGCTCGACCGCAACACCCCGGACGAGACCCACGACAGCCGCACCGCACACCTCACCCACCACCACTGA
- the araB gene encoding ribulokinase, translated as MDQQVVIGVDYGTLSGRAVVVSAADGAELGSAVVEYPHGVLDRRLPSGVRLGHSWALQVPQDWREVLRRAVPAALAAAGVRPEQVIGIGTDFTACTVLPTTADGTPLCELDDLRDRPHAYPKLWKHHAAQPQADRINALAAERGEPWLPRYGGKISSEWQFAKALQVLEEDPEVFARADRWIEAADWIVWQLCGQETRNLCTAGYKGIHQGGYPSKEYLEALHPGFSGLLAKLDHPLGAMGERAGGLSAAGAALTGLPEGIAVAIGNVDAHVTAVAARAVEPGQMLAVMGTSTCHVMNSTVLAEIPGMCGVVENGIVPGLWGYEAGQSGVGDIFAWFLRCGLPPEYAAEARERGISGHELLTEKAARQQVGEHGLVALDWHNGNRSVLVDHDLSGVLVGCTLQTAPEDIYRALLEATAFGTRTIIDAFQTAGVEVTELIVAGGLLRSPFLMQLYADVIRRPLSVIDSEQGPALGAAIHAAVAAGAHPDVHTASAVMGKVRKNAYVPDPRRADAYDALYAVYTELHDHFGRDTDLLHRLRRIRDTGR; from the coding sequence GTGGACCAGCAGGTAGTGATCGGGGTCGACTACGGAACGCTGTCGGGACGCGCCGTGGTGGTGTCGGCGGCGGACGGCGCCGAACTGGGCAGTGCCGTGGTCGAGTACCCGCACGGGGTCCTCGATCGGCGCCTGCCCTCCGGTGTCCGGCTCGGCCACTCCTGGGCGCTCCAGGTCCCGCAGGACTGGCGCGAGGTGCTGCGGCGGGCCGTGCCCGCGGCGCTGGCCGCGGCGGGGGTGCGGCCGGAGCAGGTCATCGGCATCGGCACCGACTTCACCGCGTGCACGGTCCTGCCCACGACGGCCGACGGCACCCCGCTGTGCGAACTCGACGACCTGCGCGACCGGCCGCACGCCTACCCCAAGCTGTGGAAGCACCACGCCGCCCAGCCCCAGGCCGACCGGATCAACGCCCTGGCCGCCGAGCGCGGCGAGCCCTGGCTGCCGCGCTACGGCGGGAAGATCTCCAGCGAGTGGCAGTTCGCCAAGGCCCTGCAGGTCCTGGAGGAGGACCCGGAGGTCTTCGCCCGCGCGGACCGGTGGATCGAGGCGGCCGACTGGATCGTGTGGCAGTTGTGCGGACAGGAGACCCGCAACCTGTGCACCGCCGGGTACAAGGGCATCCACCAGGGCGGATACCCCTCCAAGGAGTACCTGGAGGCCCTGCACCCGGGCTTTTCGGGGCTGTTGGCCAAGCTGGATCATCCGCTCGGCGCCATGGGCGAGCGGGCCGGCGGCCTCAGCGCCGCCGGAGCCGCCCTCACCGGCCTGCCCGAGGGGATCGCCGTCGCGATCGGCAACGTCGACGCCCACGTCACGGCGGTCGCCGCCCGCGCGGTGGAGCCCGGCCAGATGCTCGCGGTCATGGGCACCAGCACCTGCCACGTCATGAACTCCACGGTCCTGGCCGAGATCCCCGGCATGTGCGGGGTCGTCGAGAACGGCATCGTGCCCGGGCTGTGGGGTTACGAGGCCGGCCAGTCCGGCGTCGGCGACATCTTCGCCTGGTTCCTGCGCTGCGGCCTCCCGCCGGAGTACGCCGCCGAGGCACGCGAACGCGGCATCAGCGGCCACGAGCTGCTCACCGAGAAGGCCGCCCGCCAGCAGGTCGGCGAGCACGGGCTCGTCGCCCTGGACTGGCACAACGGCAACCGGTCCGTCCTGGTCGACCACGACCTGTCGGGCGTCCTGGTCGGCTGCACCCTGCAGACCGCCCCGGAGGACATCTACCGCGCCCTGCTGGAGGCCACGGCGTTCGGCACCCGCACGATCATCGACGCCTTCCAGACCGCGGGCGTGGAGGTCACCGAGCTCATCGTCGCCGGCGGCCTGCTGCGCAGCCCGTTCCTCATGCAGCTCTACGCCGACGTCATCCGCAGGCCGCTCAGCGTCATCGACTCCGAGCAGGGACCCGCGCTCGGCGCCGCGATCCACGCCGCCGTCGCGGCCGGAGCCCACCCCGACGTCCACACGGCCTCGGCGGTGATGGGCAAGGTCCGCAAGAACGCCTACGTCCCCGACCCCCGCCGAGCCGACGCCTACGACGCCCTCTACGCCGTCTACACCGAACTCCACGACCACTTCGGCCGGGACACCGACCTCCTCCACAGACTGCGCCGGATCCGCGACACCGGAAGGTGA
- a CDS encoding LacI family DNA-binding transcriptional regulator, which produces MDEDGRPGERRPPVMEDVAELAGVSAMTVSRVLNNPERVRPATRDRVLAAMKTLDYRPNLAARVLATGRSNVLGVVSFDTTLYGPASTLYGIERAARRHDYLISIVSLSELNRRSIGEGVDRLRSQGVDGIIIVAPHESAAEGLRDLPPDLPIVVVGAAEDLPFPLASVDQCTGAVRAVRHLLSLGHETVWHLSGPADWVDSGGRLAGWRQTLAAQGREVPEVLVGDWSAESGYRLGERLARDPSVTAVFAANDAMALGLLRALREAGRRVPEDVSVVGFDDVPEAPYFSPPLTTVRQNFGEVGRRAFTLMLDRISASGADGAHHRQVVEPELVVRDSTAGRR; this is translated from the coding sequence ATGGACGAGGACGGGCGTCCCGGCGAGCGCCGCCCGCCGGTGATGGAGGACGTCGCCGAGCTGGCGGGCGTCTCCGCCATGACGGTCTCCCGGGTCCTCAACAACCCGGAGCGGGTGCGGCCGGCGACCCGCGACCGCGTCCTGGCGGCCATGAAGACGCTGGACTACCGGCCGAACCTCGCCGCGCGCGTCCTGGCGACGGGCCGTTCGAACGTGCTCGGCGTGGTCAGCTTCGACACCACGCTCTACGGTCCGGCCTCCACCCTGTACGGGATCGAACGGGCCGCCCGCCGGCACGACTACCTGATCAGCATCGTCAGCCTGAGCGAGCTCAACCGCAGGTCGATCGGCGAGGGCGTGGACCGGCTGCGCAGCCAGGGCGTGGACGGGATCATCATCGTCGCGCCGCACGAGTCGGCCGCGGAGGGGCTGCGCGACCTGCCGCCCGACCTGCCGATCGTGGTGGTCGGCGCGGCCGAGGACCTGCCCTTCCCGCTCGCCTCGGTCGACCAGTGCACCGGCGCCGTCCGGGCCGTCCGGCACCTGCTCAGCCTGGGCCACGAGACCGTCTGGCACCTGTCGGGTCCCGCCGACTGGGTCGACTCGGGCGGCCGGCTGGCCGGCTGGCGCCAGACCCTGGCCGCGCAGGGCCGCGAGGTGCCGGAGGTGCTGGTGGGGGACTGGTCGGCCGAGTCGGGCTACCGGCTCGGCGAGCGGCTGGCCCGCGACCCGTCCGTCACCGCGGTGTTCGCCGCCAACGACGCCATGGCCCTCGGCCTGCTGCGCGCGCTGCGCGAGGCGGGCCGCCGGGTCCCCGAGGACGTCAGCGTCGTCGGCTTCGACGACGTTCCCGAAGCCCCCTACTTCTCGCCCCCGCTCACCACCGTCCGGCAGAACTTCGGCGAGGTCGGCCGGCGCGCCTTCACGCTGATGCTCGACCGCATCAGCGCGTCCGGCGCCGACGGCGCGCACCATCGGCAGGTCGTCGAACCCGAACTCGTCGTCCGGGACAGCACCGCCGGCCGTCGTTAG
- a CDS encoding L-ribulose-5-phosphate 4-epimerase translates to MLAITLRGAVNDPHSARLRRELVDLHRTLVEAALVVWTAGNVSAKVDDRHFLIKPSGVPYDRLTEDSMVLCDLDGRPVEGQTLKPSSDVFAHAYVYRHRSDVGGVVHTHSPYATAWAARNEPIPCVLTAMADEFGGEIPVGPFALIGGADIGKGIVDTLAGRRSPAVLMRNHGVFTVGETPRSAVKAAVMCEDVARTVHLSRQLGEPLPLREADIDQLYDRYQNVYGQ, encoded by the coding sequence ATGTTAGCGATAACATTGAGAGGTGCAGTGAACGATCCGCACAGTGCCCGGCTCCGCCGAGAGCTGGTGGACCTCCATCGAACGCTCGTCGAGGCCGCGCTGGTGGTGTGGACGGCGGGCAACGTCTCCGCGAAGGTCGACGACCGGCACTTCCTGATCAAGCCGAGCGGAGTTCCCTACGACCGCCTGACGGAGGACTCGATGGTCCTGTGCGACCTGGACGGCCGTCCGGTCGAGGGCCAGACGCTCAAGCCGTCGAGCGACGTGTTCGCCCACGCCTACGTGTACCGCCATCGTTCCGACGTCGGGGGGGTGGTGCACACCCACTCCCCTTACGCCACGGCCTGGGCGGCCCGTAACGAGCCGATCCCCTGCGTGCTGACCGCCATGGCCGACGAGTTCGGCGGTGAGATCCCGGTGGGGCCGTTCGCGCTGATCGGCGGTGCGGACATCGGCAAGGGGATCGTGGATACCCTCGCAGGTCGGCGCAGCCCGGCGGTCCTGATGCGCAACCATGGCGTCTTCACCGTGGGGGAGACGCCGCGGTCCGCGGTGAAGGCCGCGGTCATGTGCGAGGACGTCGCCCGCACCGTCCACCTGTCCCGGCAGCTCGGCGAGCCGCTGCCCCTGCGGGAGGCCGACATCGACCAGTTGTACGACCGCTACCAGAACGTCTACGGCCAATGA
- the araA gene encoding L-arabinose isomerase translates to MSVVAREVWFLTGSQSLYGAETLRQVADQSQAIAARLGDGLPLPVKWLPVLTDAAAIRRVCLEANADDSCVGLIAWMHTFSPAKMWIAGLDALGKPLLHLHTQANVELPWHSIDMDFMNLNQAAHGDREFGFIQARLGVPRKTVAGHVGDPSVTGRVASWMRAAAGAAELRTLRLARFGDNMRDVAVTEGDKVEAQLRFGVSVNTYGVNDLVEVVDAIDDAAIDELVKEYEDCYTVVPELRSGGERHESLRYGARIELGLRTFLTEGGFGAFTTNFEDLGGLRQLPGLAVQRLMADGYGFGGEGDWKTATLLRTLKTAAAGMEGGTSFMEDYTYHLEAGRQLVLGAHMLEVCPTIAAGRPSLEIHPLSIGGREDPVRLVFDAAPGPAHVIGMADMGDRFRLVANEIEIVPPLEPLPRLPVARAVWRPLPDLPTSAEAWITAGAPHHTVLTAALGAEELADLAEMTGVELLTIDANTDLRQFTKEIRWNQAYHRLAQGL, encoded by the coding sequence ATGAGCGTCGTCGCGCGTGAGGTGTGGTTCCTCACCGGCAGCCAGAGCCTGTACGGAGCCGAGACGCTCCGGCAGGTGGCCGACCAGTCGCAGGCCATCGCCGCGCGGCTCGGTGACGGACTCCCGTTGCCGGTGAAGTGGCTGCCGGTCCTGACGGACGCCGCCGCGATCCGCCGGGTCTGCCTGGAGGCCAACGCCGACGACTCCTGCGTCGGGCTGATCGCGTGGATGCACACCTTCTCCCCGGCGAAGATGTGGATCGCGGGCCTGGACGCACTGGGCAAGCCGCTGCTGCACCTGCACACCCAGGCCAACGTCGAACTGCCCTGGCACTCGATCGACATGGACTTCATGAACCTCAACCAGGCCGCCCACGGCGACCGGGAGTTCGGGTTCATCCAGGCCAGGCTCGGGGTGCCGCGCAAGACCGTGGCCGGTCACGTCGGAGACCCGTCGGTGACCGGGCGTGTCGCGTCCTGGATGCGCGCCGCCGCCGGCGCCGCCGAACTGCGCACCCTGAGGCTGGCCCGGTTCGGCGACAACATGCGGGACGTCGCGGTCACCGAGGGCGACAAGGTCGAGGCGCAGTTGCGGTTCGGCGTCTCGGTGAACACCTACGGGGTCAACGACCTCGTCGAGGTCGTCGACGCGATCGACGACGCCGCGATCGACGAGCTGGTCAAGGAGTACGAGGACTGCTACACCGTCGTTCCCGAGCTGCGGTCCGGGGGCGAACGGCACGAGTCCCTGCGCTACGGGGCGCGCATCGAGCTCGGCCTGCGCACGTTCCTGACCGAGGGCGGGTTCGGCGCGTTCACCACGAACTTCGAGGACCTGGGCGGGCTGCGGCAGCTCCCCGGCCTGGCCGTCCAGCGGCTGATGGCCGACGGCTACGGGTTCGGCGGCGAGGGCGACTGGAAGACCGCCACCCTGCTGCGCACCCTCAAGACGGCCGCCGCAGGCATGGAGGGCGGCACCTCCTTCATGGAGGACTACACCTACCACCTGGAGGCCGGCCGGCAGCTCGTCCTGGGCGCCCACATGCTGGAGGTCTGCCCGACGATCGCGGCCGGCCGCCCGTCCCTGGAGATCCACCCGCTCAGCATCGGCGGCCGTGAGGACCCGGTCCGGCTCGTCTTCGACGCCGCCCCCGGACCCGCCCACGTGATCGGCATGGCCGACATGGGCGACCGGTTCCGGCTGGTCGCCAACGAGATCGAGATCGTGCCTCCGCTGGAGCCGCTGCCGAGGCTGCCGGTCGCCCGCGCGGTCTGGCGGCCGCTGCCCGACCTGCCGACCTCGGCCGAGGCCTGGATCACCGCGGGAGCGCCCCACCACACGGTGCTCACCGCGGCGCTCGGCGCCGAAGAACTTGCCGACCTCGCCGAGATGACCGGGGTCGAACTGCTGACCATCGACGCGAACACCGACCTGCGCCAGTTCACCAAGGAGATCCGCTGGAACCAGGCCTACCACCGCCTGGCCCAGGGACTCTGA
- a CDS encoding ABC transporter substrate-binding protein: MLKKLLAAVAGASLALTTLTACGSGSGSGSGSGTITLGFSQVGAESGWRTANTKSIQEAAKAAGIDLKFSDAQQKQENQIAAIRSFIKQRVDVIAFSPVVVTGWDAVLKEAKAAGIPVVLTDRAVDSDPSLYVTFLGSDFVEEGRKAGQWLVDQYKDTREPVNIVQLEGTVGAAPAIDRKKGFEEVIKANPNMKVIASQSGDFTRAKGKEVMQALLKAHKDIDVLYAHNDDMGLGAIQAIEEAGLKPGQDIKIITVDAVRDGMQALADGRINFIVECNPLLGDQLMDIVKKVHAGEKVDRRIVTVETVFDQAKAREVLPTRKY; encoded by the coding sequence ATGTTGAAGAAACTCCTCGCGGCCGTCGCAGGCGCGTCGCTGGCGCTCACCACCCTCACCGCCTGCGGCTCGGGCTCTGGCTCCGGGTCCGGCTCCGGCACGATCACCCTGGGCTTCTCCCAGGTCGGCGCCGAGAGCGGATGGCGGACGGCGAACACCAAGTCGATCCAGGAGGCGGCCAAGGCGGCCGGCATCGACCTGAAGTTCTCCGACGCCCAGCAGAAGCAGGAGAACCAGATCGCGGCGATCCGCTCGTTCATCAAGCAGCGGGTCGACGTCATCGCCTTCTCACCGGTGGTGGTGACCGGCTGGGACGCGGTCCTCAAGGAGGCCAAGGCCGCCGGCATCCCGGTCGTGCTCACCGACCGCGCGGTGGACTCCGACCCGTCCCTGTACGTGACGTTCCTCGGATCGGACTTCGTCGAGGAGGGCAGGAAGGCCGGCCAGTGGCTGGTCGACCAGTACAAGGACACCCGGGAGCCGGTGAACATCGTCCAACTGGAGGGCACCGTCGGCGCCGCGCCGGCGATCGACCGCAAGAAGGGGTTCGAGGAGGTCATCAAGGCCAACCCGAACATGAAGGTGATCGCCTCGCAGTCCGGCGACTTCACCCGCGCCAAGGGCAAGGAGGTCATGCAGGCCCTGCTCAAGGCGCACAAGGACATCGACGTGCTGTACGCGCACAACGACGACATGGGGCTCGGCGCCATCCAGGCGATCGAGGAGGCCGGACTCAAGCCGGGACAGGACATCAAGATCATCACGGTGGACGCCGTCCGGGACGGGATGCAGGCCCTGGCCGACGGCAGGATCAACTTCATCGTGGAGTGCAACCCGCTGCTCGGTGACCAGCTCATGGACATCGTCAAGAAGGTGCACGCCGGTGAGAAGGTCGACCGGCGCATCGTGACCGTCGAGACGGTCTTCGACCAGGCCAAGGCCAGGGAAGTCCTCCCCACCCGCAAGTACTGA